The Montipora capricornis isolate CH-2021 chromosome 3, ASM3666992v2, whole genome shotgun sequence genome window below encodes:
- the LOC138040226 gene encoding potassium channel subfamily K member 3-like, whose translation MTIEDFNGFCNMAYEALSEPKMQWTYIAAMRFVFQAVTTIGYGFITPQTPEGQLLCIFVSLFGIPITLLAFQAIGELITRWVNRVVEKFERKILKRMEPRGIQKKSAFLLVLATFVLILVNGSVMTILFDWSFIESVYFWFVTLTTIGFGDYTPVKSQRIRKLNINISQNYEEEKDVARKLTLTIVSSIFYTFYLILCLCIVSSLLNSIVSYIEECKFRTPCSGCVPRTTRDQPENEVNISKEKCFKELSFSNQNNLGFQMEGDKTAMSVVDLELKE comes from the exons ATGACGATCGAGGACTTTAATGGCTTTTGCAACATGGCGTACGAAGCCTTGAGCGAACCTAAAATGCAATGGACCTATATTGCGGCAATGAGGTTTGTCTTCCAAGCTGTAACGACGATAG GTTATGGCTTCATCACTCCCCAGACGCCTGAAGGCCAGTTGCTGTGTATCTTTGTTTCATTGTTTGGAATTCCAATCACACTCCTTGCGTTCCAAGCTATCGGTGAATTGATCACCAGGTGGGTCAACAGAGTAGTAGAAAAGTTTGAAAGGAAAATCCTGAAGAGGATGGAACCGAGAGGAATACAGAAAAAAAGCGCTTTCTTGCTTGTGTTAGCTACCTTTGTGCTGATCTTGGTGAATGGATCGGTTATGACGATTCTTTTTGATTGGAGCTTCATCGAATCAGTATATTTCTGGTTTGTAACTTTGACCACAATTGGTTTCGGAGACTATACGCCTGTTAAGTCCCAACGAATTAGGAAGTTAAATATCAACATTTCACAAAATtacgaagaagaaaaagatgTGGCAAGGAAACTAACTTTGACAATTGTTAGCAGTATTTTCTATACGTTTTACCTCATTTTGTGTTTGTGTattgtttcaagtttattgAACTCTATTGTGTCGTACATTGAAGAATGCAAATTCCGTACGCCATGTTCCGGATGTGTTCCAAGAACTACTCGGGATCAACCTGAAAATGAAGTGAATATCTCCAAAGAAAAGTGCTTTAAAGAGTTGTCTTTTTCAAATCAGAACAATCTTGGATTCCAGATGGAAGGAGATAAAACCGCGATGTCAGTTGTAGATCTGGAGCTTAAGGAGTGA